From one Caldithrix abyssi DSM 13497 genomic stretch:
- a CDS encoding carbohydrate ABC transporter permease → MINSVIRRIKKSDKIGYLMSLPYLISFALFIAFPLGFSFILIFHKWNIITPMRWVGLKNFYRLFHDVEFLRAIYNTLIFLVIHIPLQIVFALLIAVLLNQKIKLRGFFRAVYFMPVIVSGVVITILWQQLYSYETGLLNLMLTSIGLPRIPWINDPSWAMPSIAIMATWKNVGLYIVLFLVGLQNIPAYLYESAELDGASAWQKFRYITVPALNSTMVLVVILSTIGGFSLFIEPFVMTGGGPMNSTLSAMLYIYNQAFYFGHMGYAATLGFFFAFIIFVVVLIQKRIVENK, encoded by the coding sequence ATGATCAATTCTGTTATCAGGCGCATTAAAAAAAGCGACAAAATCGGTTATTTGATGAGTCTGCCTTATCTGATTAGCTTTGCCTTATTCATTGCCTTTCCGCTGGGCTTTTCGTTTATTTTAATCTTTCACAAGTGGAATATTATTACGCCCATGCGCTGGGTGGGACTCAAAAATTTTTACCGACTGTTCCACGATGTGGAATTTTTGCGGGCTATTTACAATACGTTGATTTTTTTAGTCATTCATATTCCGCTGCAAATTGTTTTTGCGTTGCTGATCGCCGTGCTGCTCAATCAAAAGATAAAACTGCGCGGTTTTTTTAGAGCGGTGTACTTTATGCCGGTCATCGTCTCCGGCGTGGTGATCACCATTCTCTGGCAGCAGTTGTACAGTTATGAAACCGGCCTGCTCAATTTAATGCTCACTTCGATTGGATTGCCCAGAATCCCGTGGATCAACGATCCGTCGTGGGCCATGCCTTCCATTGCCATTATGGCCACCTGGAAGAATGTGGGTTTGTACATTGTGCTTTTTCTGGTCGGATTGCAAAACATTCCGGCTTATTTGTACGAGTCGGCGGAATTGGACGGCGCCAGCGCCTGGCAAAAGTTCCGCTACATCACCGTTCCGGCATTAAACAGCACCATGGTGCTGGTGGTTATTTTATCGACCATTGGCGGCTTTTCGTTGTTTATTGAGCCCTTTGTGATGACCGGCGGCGGCCCGATGAACAGCACGCTTTCGGCCATGCTTTACATCTACAATCAGGCCTTTTACTTTGGGCACATGGGGTATGCCGCTACTCTGGGCTTCTTTTTTGCCTTTATTATTTTTGTGGTGGTTTTAATCCAGAAACGTATAGTGGAGAATAAATAG
- a CDS encoding ABC transporter substrate-binding protein, whose protein sequence is MVKKIVGIIVGILVILMAMGCGRRDSAQQQRSVEKKELTYWCATNPQEVKLARELVDEWNRIHKDVPVKLQTLPASQSSEEALLAAIAGNTTPDICSNMWPGAMDEFISAGGLVRLDTFPDFWPYILERVSEDQLKTFQARDGGHYQIPWKTNPIMVFYNKRIFKKAGVKAPLETYSQFLDAAEKIVRDFDGDGQADYWMLYRDIKPIWWQRLFDYYPFYICASGGKTLFKGDKIDFDNDASVKVFQFFRTMYQKGYMPVAQFQGDQFLAGRLAAQISGPWLVAYIQKFAPEGFEYGIMPIPRPDDYKGPIYTYGDPKNISIFKTTKYPRQAWKFAQWLISRHADLRLLEICDQIPIRKNLLNDSTFAAYFKKKPQMTVFARQAPFTRGVDGVADLKEIFNAISQEYEASVIYGRRTAREAVKRAVKRVKVIREWNRQ, encoded by the coding sequence GTGGTAAAAAAAATTGTCGGCATAATAGTTGGTATTCTGGTTATTTTAATGGCAATGGGCTGCGGCAGGCGCGATTCTGCTCAGCAGCAGAGGAGCGTTGAAAAGAAAGAACTGACCTACTGGTGCGCGACCAATCCGCAGGAAGTTAAACTGGCCAGAGAGCTGGTGGACGAATGGAACCGCATTCACAAAGACGTTCCGGTTAAATTGCAAACTCTGCCGGCCAGCCAGTCTTCCGAAGAAGCGCTGCTGGCGGCCATTGCCGGCAACACCACGCCCGACATCTGTTCTAACATGTGGCCTGGCGCCATGGACGAGTTCATCTCGGCCGGCGGACTGGTGCGCCTGGATACGTTCCCCGATTTCTGGCCGTATATCCTGGAACGCGTGTCTGAAGATCAGTTAAAAACATTTCAGGCCAGAGATGGCGGCCATTATCAGATTCCCTGGAAAACCAATCCCATTATGGTTTTTTACAATAAACGAATATTTAAAAAGGCGGGCGTTAAAGCGCCGTTGGAGACCTATTCGCAGTTTCTTGACGCGGCGGAGAAAATTGTGCGCGATTTTGACGGCGACGGTCAGGCCGATTACTGGATGCTTTATCGCGATATCAAACCCATCTGGTGGCAGCGTTTGTTCGATTACTATCCGTTTTACATCTGCGCTTCGGGAGGAAAAACGCTTTTTAAAGGCGATAAAATCGATTTTGACAATGATGCCAGCGTTAAGGTTTTTCAGTTTTTTCGCACCATGTATCAAAAAGGTTACATGCCGGTTGCCCAATTTCAGGGCGATCAATTTCTAGCAGGCAGGCTGGCCGCGCAAATATCCGGGCCGTGGCTGGTGGCCTACATTCAAAAATTTGCGCCCGAAGGATTTGAATATGGCATCATGCCCATTCCCCGGCCGGACGATTACAAGGGGCCTATTTACACCTATGGCGATCCCAAGAATATTTCCATTTTCAAAACCACCAAATATCCTCGTCAGGCCTGGAAATTTGCCCAATGGCTAATCTCGCGGCATGCGGACCTTCGCCTGCTGGAAATTTGCGATCAAATCCCCATTCGTAAAAATTTATTGAATGATTCGACCTTTGCCGCTTATTTTAAGAAAAAACCACAAATGACCGTTTTTGCCCGGCAGGCGCCCTTCACGCGCGGCGTGGATGGCGTGGCCGATTTAAAAGAGATTTTTAACGCCATCTCGCAGGAATACGAAGCGAGCGTCATTTACGGGCGGCGCACTGCCCGCGAGGCCGTCAAACGTGCGGTAAAACGTGTAAAGGTTATCAGGGAGTGGAACAGACAATGA
- a CDS encoding carbohydrate ABC transporter permease, translating into MKRFYIYLTLTVGGITFIYPFLWMIAASLKPETEIGAIGLWSPHFNLESYRLVVQKIPIWRALLNSVFVSFCVTVSVIFFGSMVGYALSRLNFWGRNLIFGVILFTMVIPFQITLIPMYILMVKFGWVDTYLSLIVPGMVTAFSILLFRQFFLDIPQDLIDAARIDGCNDFTILFKIIWPISKPVIITVGIITFMTSWNDVLWPLIVIRNEKLMTMPQLVTIFAVGGGAEARLGAMLAAATLLAIPIILVYAFFQRYFIESMATSGLKG; encoded by the coding sequence ATGAAGCGTTTTTACATTTATTTGACTTTGACGGTTGGCGGCATCACCTTCATCTATCCCTTTTTATGGATGATTGCCGCCAGTTTAAAACCGGAAACGGAGATTGGCGCTATTGGTCTCTGGTCGCCGCATTTTAATCTGGAAAGCTATCGCCTGGTCGTACAAAAAATTCCCATCTGGCGGGCCCTGCTGAACAGCGTTTTTGTTTCGTTTTGCGTTACGGTGTCGGTCATCTTTTTTGGTTCCATGGTTGGTTATGCCCTGTCTCGCTTAAATTTCTGGGGGCGCAACTTGATTTTTGGCGTCATTTTATTTACCATGGTCATTCCTTTTCAGATTACGCTTATTCCCATGTACATTTTAATGGTAAAGTTCGGATGGGTCGATACATACCTGTCGCTGATTGTGCCGGGCATGGTTACGGCGTTTTCTATTTTGTTGTTCCGGCAGTTTTTTCTGGATATACCGCAGGATTTAATCGATGCCGCGCGCATCGACGGCTGCAACGATTTTACCATTTTGTTTAAAATTATCTGGCCCATTTCCAAACCGGTTATCATTACTGTGGGTATCATTACCTTTATGACCAGCTGGAACGATGTGCTGTGGCCGTTGATTGTAATTCGCAACGAAAAGTTAATGACCATGCCGCAGCTGGTCACCATTTTTGCCGTTGGAGGCGGCGCCGAAGCCCGATTGGGAGCCATGCTGGCTGCGGCCACCCTGCTGGCCATCCCTATCATTCTGGTTTATGCCTTCTTCCAGCGCT